One stretch of Pedobacter riviphilus DNA includes these proteins:
- a CDS encoding TonB-dependent receptor domain-containing protein, translating into MNKVKLFLSYPLMLGIMLISIATFAQSGNNLLTTVKGVVVSKSDNLTLPATTIVLRTESGDLLATVASGNDGAFSAKVKSVPRIKIQISYIGYNDYHSDVIAVKGEVLDLGRMVLEEKSTTMQGVTIVGSRKKPIIQTNKDKIIYNAASDISNKSGNAADVLRKAPMLTVSATGELKMRGNSNIMVLINGVESKIMAKNLKEALKVIPASSIVSVEIITSPSAKYQAEGAAGVINIITKKKLQGTSGTLDLSAGNLEQTGNLALNMAVGKLNITAMGNYTGEREKNATELQRFSFMDGRQTGSLLQKNDGLMINRGGSASLSAQYQIDSLQTLEGGFSYWKDSWPQKNSFYNRYNNGTLNDEYRQVSDQSGRFTYKEWVMNYQKKFLREGQELQLLAQRSLSSDFSDYLTKQYRTDGTLSFEERGPNKGAEKDWNFQADYTHPLSKSGKTTMELGTKYQGTTSTSIYEINNSRIQTDPTRSGSMSYRQRILAGYMSLNFETDNEWTFRPGIRFERTAINADFQSVPSFERTFTNWVPNLLIAKKLGEKHELKLNYTERIRRPNIFDLNPYVNASDPLNITQGNAYLKPELTRNLELTHVFTGEKESTLISSLYYSANKNGIETVTTVRADGISYSNPVNIGQNTRIGMNLNGVFKPASNWTVNAGAEIFHLHFNSKALDISNKGMFFNTTLNNTLTLPHDLLLSISGDYGNGFITLQGKNSANYSYRFAISKQFWNKKASITFATVNPFQKTFKETVYAFAPTFQSTGINRFYNRSATLSFSWQFGGLKQSHEKESHFPDNPNGKPVRGKRIR; encoded by the coding sequence ATGAACAAAGTAAAATTATTTTTGTCCTATCCACTTATGCTGGGCATCATGCTTATTTCGATAGCTACATTTGCCCAGTCAGGGAATAACTTACTGACAACAGTAAAGGGAGTGGTGGTGAGCAAATCAGATAACCTCACGCTTCCTGCAACTACTATAGTGCTACGGACCGAAAGCGGCGATTTATTGGCTACTGTAGCGTCGGGCAATGATGGAGCTTTCTCGGCAAAGGTCAAGTCAGTTCCCAGGATTAAGATACAGATCAGTTATATAGGCTATAACGATTATCACTCGGACGTAATTGCTGTTAAAGGTGAAGTGCTTGACTTGGGCAGAATGGTTCTGGAAGAAAAAAGCACAACCATGCAGGGGGTCACCATAGTTGGCAGCCGTAAAAAGCCAATCATCCAGACCAATAAGGATAAGATTATCTATAACGCGGCCTCCGATATCAGCAATAAGTCAGGAAATGCCGCAGATGTGCTACGAAAGGCACCAATGCTTACGGTGAGTGCTACTGGAGAATTGAAGATGCGCGGTAATTCCAACATCATGGTGTTAATTAATGGTGTTGAATCCAAAATTATGGCCAAAAATCTTAAAGAGGCGCTGAAAGTAATTCCTGCAAGTTCAATTGTATCAGTCGAGATCATTACAAGCCCTTCTGCCAAATACCAAGCAGAAGGTGCGGCTGGTGTTATCAATATTATCACCAAAAAGAAGCTTCAGGGAACCAGTGGCACCCTGGATCTTTCGGCAGGGAACCTGGAACAGACCGGTAACCTTGCGCTGAATATGGCAGTGGGGAAATTAAATATCACCGCTATGGGAAATTATACTGGTGAACGTGAGAAGAACGCTACTGAATTGCAACGGTTCTCTTTCATGGATGGCAGGCAAACAGGAAGTCTGTTGCAAAAAAACGATGGCCTCATGATCAACCGGGGCGGGTCTGCAAGCTTATCAGCACAGTACCAGATCGATTCGTTACAAACCCTGGAAGGTGGTTTTTCTTACTGGAAAGATTCATGGCCGCAAAAAAACAGTTTTTATAACCGCTATAACAATGGAACGCTAAATGATGAATATCGTCAGGTAAGCGATCAAAGTGGCCGGTTTACCTACAAAGAATGGGTAATGAACTACCAGAAGAAGTTCTTGCGCGAAGGCCAGGAGCTACAGCTTCTTGCCCAACGATCGCTATCTTCAGACTTTTCCGACTATCTTACCAAACAGTATAGGACCGATGGAACACTTTCATTTGAGGAACGCGGACCGAACAAAGGGGCTGAAAAAGACTGGAATTTTCAGGCAGACTATACCCATCCATTAAGCAAATCGGGAAAAACAACCATGGAACTGGGTACAAAGTACCAGGGAACTACTTCTACCAGTATTTATGAAATAAACAACAGCCGCATCCAAACAGACCCTACACGATCGGGTAGTATGAGCTACAGGCAGCGTATTCTGGCGGGTTACATGAGTTTGAACTTTGAAACGGATAATGAATGGACGTTCAGGCCTGGAATACGTTTTGAAAGGACAGCAATCAATGCAGATTTCCAATCTGTTCCATCTTTTGAAAGAACGTTTACGAACTGGGTACCCAATTTACTGATTGCAAAAAAACTTGGGGAAAAACACGAACTTAAGCTAAACTATACTGAAAGGATACGCCGTCCGAATATCTTCGACCTCAATCCCTATGTAAATGCCAGCGACCCACTTAATATTACCCAGGGAAATGCGTACCTGAAACCCGAACTAACACGTAATTTGGAGCTCACACACGTTTTTACCGGCGAAAAGGAATCAACATTGATCAGTAGCCTGTATTATAGTGCAAACAAAAATGGAATCGAAACAGTAACTACCGTGAGGGCAGATGGCATTTCTTACAGCAACCCTGTTAACATTGGCCAAAACACCAGAATAGGAATGAACCTGAACGGTGTTTTTAAGCCAGCTAGTAATTGGACCGTAAATGCAGGGGCAGAAATTTTCCACCTCCACTTTAACAGCAAGGCCTTAGATATATCCAATAAGGGCATGTTTTTCAATACCACGCTGAACAATACCCTTACCCTGCCCCATGACCTTTTACTGAGCATTTCAGGTGATTATGGAAATGGTTTTATTACCTTGCAGGGAAAAAATTCGGCCAATTATTCTTACCGTTTTGCCATCAGTAAGCAGTTCTGGAATAAAAAGGCAAGTATCACATTTGCAACGGTTAACCCTTTCCAGAAAACATTTAAAGAAACGGTTTATGCTTTTGCACCAACTTTTCAGAGTACAGGCATAAACAGGTTTTACAACAGGTCGGCAACACTATCTTTTAGCTGGCAGTTCGGCGGACTTAAACAATC